From Nocardioides faecalis:
GCCGAGCGGGGCGCCCAGCCAGCGCTGCGCGAAGTCGTAGGTCACCGCCGTCGAGCCGGCCGGCTTCCAGCAGCCGCGCGGTGGCAGCTGCACCAGCACCTCGGTGACCCGGGCGACCTGGCCGAGCTGGGCCGCGGTGTGCTCACCGAACCGCTCGGCGAGCACCGCGCCCAGCGCCCGCTGGCCCAGCGGCCCGTCGGCGAGCACCTCGCGCATGGCGGCGGCGAAGGCCGCCCGGTCGACCGTCCGGGCGTCGCCGATCGCCTGGCTGGCCCGCAGCTCGCGCTCGCGCACCGGTGCCGCCCACACCGGCAGCGTGAGGGCGTCGGTGGGCACGTGCAGGTGCACGGTGTCGCGCAGGCTCAGCACCCGGGCCAGGGTGCGGTCCTCGAGCGCGGCGCTGACGACCCAGGGGTCCGGCTCGGCCAGCCGGGCCGCCAGCGACAGGTACGGCGACAACGGCTCCTGGGCCTGCAGCCCCACGAGGTGGGTCACCATCGCGGCCGGCGTGGTCCGGCTCCGCTCCAGCAGGTGCTGTCGGGCCAGCAGGGTGCGGTTGAGGCGGAGCCGGGAGAGCCTCACTCGATCGTGATCCGCTTCGTGTCCTCGGTGGGACCGCCGCCCTCGCCGCCGGAGGGATCGTCGGTGCGGGCCACGAACGTGTAGGTGCCGGGCGTCAGGCTGCTGACGTCGACCTCGGCACGCCACGGGTAGAGCCGGTCCATCCAGCCCTCGGTGGTCGAGAAGCCCTGCAGCACCTCCGTGCCCGCCTCGTCCTCGATCGCCCACGGCACGGTGCCCTCGAACGAGCTCGCCCACCCGGTCGCGGTGAACGTCTTGCTGACGCCGCCGCCCTCGACGGGCGCCGTGACGTTCACCAGCCCCAGCACGTCCAGCTCCGGTGCGGCCTCCAGACCGGCGGCGATGTCGACGCCGAGGAGCCGGGTGGCGGGGTTCCCGCCCAGCTCGACCTGCACCGGCAGCGCCTTGCCCACCACGCCGTGCAGCGTGTGCACGAGCTGCTGGACGGCCAGCGCCGCCTGCTTCGGGTTCAGCGCACCGGGCTCGAGCCAGGAGTCGTCGGGCAGCTCGACGGTGATCGCCCGGTCGTCGGCGGCGACGGCGGCGAAGGTGCCGCCCGGCCACAGCGTGCGGTAGTCGGGGTCGCTCGGGGTGCCGTCGGTCACCGCGTCGGCCGCGGCGCGCAGCTCGTCGGTGTCGGAGGCCGCCACGGAGTCGCGGAAGAGTCGGGGTCCCTGCGGGGTGTCGCCGACGTAGAACACGCTCACCGGCGGCCCTGCCGGCGCGGAGGCCGAGCCGGAGGGCTGTGCCACCCCCGAGGAGTCCGCGGTCGCGGGGGAGCGGGGGGCCTCCGGCCCGTCGTCGCCACAGCCGGCCAGTGCGAGGGCGAGGGCGGTGACAGAGAGGCCGGCGGTGAGCCGGCGGCAGACGGCGAGGCGAGGCATGGCGCGATCCTTCCACGCAGCCGCTGGGCCGTCTGGGAGGGTGGGAGGGTGAGTGCTGACCCTGACTGCCTGTTCTGCAAGATCGTCGCCGGCGAGGTCCCGGCGGAGGTCGTCCACGCCACCGAGGGCACCGTCGCCTTCCGCGACATCAACCCCCAGGCCCCGCTGCACGTGCTCGTCGTGCCGCGCACACACGCGCCGAACGCCGCGGCGTCGGCGGAGGTGGACCCGGCCCAGTTCGCCGAGATCGCCACCGCCGCGCGCGCCGTCGCCACCGCGGAGGGGTACGACGACTACCGGCTGGTGTTCAACACCGGCGCCGGCGTCGGCCAGACCGTCTTCCACACGCACTGCCACGTGCTCGCCGGCCGGCCGTTGACCTGGCCCCCGGGCTGAGTCACCCCACCGCCGCCCCACCGCCGCCCCACCGCCGGGGCCCCGCTCCGGCGCACGCCGGCGGGCAGGGGCAAACGGAAGGCGGTCCGGGACGGTGCGCGGCGTAGGATGTGAGCCGCAAGGTCGTCCCATCGAAAGGCCGCCCGTCCTCGGGCCTACATGACAGACTCCACCCCCACTCCGATCGCCTCCGAGCCGTCGGCCGCCGCTGCTCCCATCCGGCACACCGTCGTGGTGCCGAACAGCATCGACATGGTCACCCTGTTCGGACCGGGCGACGAGCACCTGGGACTGATCGAGAAGCGCTTCGGCGCGGAGGTCCACGTCCGCGGCAACCGGGTGACGCTGGCCGGTTCTGCCGACGAGATCGCGCTCGCCGAGCGGCTGATCTCCGAGCTCGTCGCGATCCTGCGCACCGGCCAGGGCATCACCACCGAGGTCGTCGAGCGGGTCGAGGCGATGCTGCGCGCCGAGACCGCCACCTCCGAGCGGCCCGCCGACGTGCTCTCGCTCAACATCCTGAGCAACCGCGGGCGCTCCATCCGACCCAAGACGCTGAACCAGAAGCGCTACGTCGAGACCATCGACGCTCACACCATCACCTTCGGCATCGGTCCCGCCGGCACCGGCAAGACGTACCTGGCGATGGCCAAGGCGGTGCAGGCGCTGCAGGCCAAGCAGGTCAACCGGATCATCCTGACCCGCCCGGCGGTCGAGGCCGGTGAGCGGCTCGGCTACCTGCCCGGCACGCTCAGCGAGAAGATCGACCCCTACCTGCGCCCGCTGTACGACGCGCTGCACGACATGCTCGACCCCGAGTCGGTCCCGAAGCTGCTGGCCGCCGGCACCATCGAGGTGGCGCCGCTGGCCTACATGCGCGGCCGGTCGCTCAACGACTCCTTCATCATCCTCGACGAGGCGCAGAACACCACGCCCGAGCAGATGAAGATGTTCCTGACCCGGCTCGGGTTCGGCTCGAAGATCGTCGTCACCGGCGACACCACCCAGGTCGACCTGCCCTCGGGCACCAAGTCGGGCCTGCGCGTGGTGGAGAGCATCCTCGAGGGCGTGGAGGACCTGGCCTTCGTGCGGCTGACCAGCCACGACGTCGTACGGCACAAGCTGGTGGCCCGCATCGTCGCGGCCTACGACGAGTTCGACGCGCAGAAGGAGGCCCGGGCCGAGCTGCGCCAGGACCGCCGGTTCGACGCCAGGAAGGGCGACACGGAGTGAGCATCGAGATCCTCGACGAGTCCGGCAGCGGGCTCGACGTCAAGCACTTCTCCCGGCTGGCCCGGTTCGTGATGGACCGGATGCGCGTGCACCCGCTGGCGGAGCTGTGCATCAAGGCGGTCGACGAGGACACCATCGCCGAGCTCAACGAGAAGTGGATGGAGAAGGAGGGGCCCACCGACGTCCTCGCCTTCCCGATGGACGAGCTGCGCCCCGGCCTGGTCAACGAGGAGCCCGAGGAGGGCGTGCTGGGCGACCTGGTGCTGTGCCCGGCGATCGCGGAGAAGCAGGGCGAGGCCGCGGGCCACGGCACGCTCGCCGAGCTCGAGCTGCTCACCACCCACGGGATCCTGCACCTGCTCGGCTACGACCACGCGGAGCCCGAGGAGCACAAGGTGATGTTCGGCCTCCAGGACCAGCTGCTCGCCCAGTGGCGCGAGCACCTCGCGGCGTCGTGACGGTGCTGCAACCGATCGCCCAGCCGGTCGTACAGCCGGTCGTCCAGCCGGACGAGGGGCGCTGGAAGGCATGAGCGCCGGCAGTCTGTGGCCGCTCGCAGCGGCCGCACTCCTCGTCGTCCTGGCCGGGCTCTTCGCAGCCGCCGACGCCGCCATCGCCGGGTTCTCGCGCGCCCGCGCGCAGGAGATGGCGGCCGAGGGCCGGGCTGGTGCGGCCCGGCTGGTCGCCGTGCTCGACGACGCCCCGCGCCACCTCAACACCGCGCTGCTGCTGCAGCTGCTGTGCGAGATCGCGGCGACCGTGATCGTGGCGATGCACGTCGACGACCGTGTCGACGCCGCCTGGTGGGTGCGCGGCGGGATCGTCCTGGGCGTCATGCTCGTGGTGTCGTTCGTCGTCATCGGCGTCGCCCCGCGCACGGTGGGCCGCCAGCACGCCGACACCGTGGCCGTGTGGGCCGCGTGGCCGTTGTCGCTGCTGACCGCGGTGCTCGGGCCCGTGCCGCGGCTGCTGATCCTCATCGGCAACGCGATCACGCCGGGACGCGGCTTCAGCGAGGGCCCGTTCTCCACCGAGACCGAGCTGCGCGAGATGGTCGACATCGCCGAGGCCTCCGAGCTGATCGAGGCCGAGGAGCGGCGGATGATCCACTCGGTCTTCGACTTCGGCGACACCACGGTGCGCGAGGTGATGGTGCCCCGCGGCGACGTGCTCTACATCGAGAACTACAAGAACCTGCGCCAGGCGCTCTCGCTGTTCCTGCGCTCGGGCTTCTCCCGCATCCCCGTGGTCGGTGACAACCTCGACGACGTGCGCGGGCTGGTCTACCTCAAGGACGTCGTCCGCCGTGACTTCGAGGACCCCGACGTCGAGCTGACCCAGCGCGTGGAGGAGATCATGCGCCCGGTGCTGTGGGTGCCGGAGTCCAAGCCGGTCGACGACCTGCTGCGCGAGATGCAGACCCGGCGCCAGCACGTGGCGATCGTGGTCGACGAGTACGGCGGCACCGCGGGCCTGATCACCATCGAGGACCTGCTCGAGGAGATCGTCGGTGAGATCACCGACGAGTACGACCAGGAGGAGGTCGAGGTCGAGCACCTCGAGGACAGCCTCGTCCGGGTCTCCTCGCGCTACCCGGTCGACGACCTCGACGAGCTCTTCGGCTTCACCATCGAGGAGGAGGACGTCGACTCCGTCGGCGGCCTGCTCGCCAAGCACCTCGGCAAGGTGCCGATCCCGGGCTCGGTGGTCGAGGCGCACGGCCTGCGGTTCGAGGCCGAGCGCACCCGGGGTCGCCGCAAGAAGATCGACACCGTGCTGATCTCCCGGGTGGAGCCGGAGGAGGCCGCGGTCTGAGGCCTCCGCCTGCGGGGTCTCAGGCTCCGGGGTCTCAGGCTCCGGGGTCTCAGGCTCCAGGGACGATGCGGATGTCGCGCACCGCGCCGCCGTCCAGGGCGGCGAGGGCCTCGGCGTAGGCGGGGGAGTCGTGCGCGGCGACGGCTGCCTCGACGCTGTCGAACTCGATCAGCACCACACGCTCCTCGATGCCCTGCTCCCACCACGCCTCGGCCACGCCCCGGGCCAGGAACGTGCCGCCGGCCGCGGTCAGGGCGGGCAGCGCGAGCTTGGCGTAGGCGGCCATCTTGTCCGCGTCGAGGATCTCGGAGTAGCTGCTGATCCAGTAGGCAGTCATGGCGTCATCCTGCCGGACCTGCCGCCGGCCCAGGCCGCTGGTGCCCCTCGGCGCACACGTGGGGGAGAGCGTCGGCGATAATCGGCCCCATGTCCGAGATGTCCGCCGAGGACCAGAAGCTCGTCACGCTCGCTCGCGCCACCCGCGCCCGGATCTCCGCCGCCGAGGGCGCCGCGGTGCGCGACGCCGACGGCCGGACCTACGCCGCCGCGACCGTCGACCTGCCGTCGCTGCAGCTGAGCGCCGTGCAGTCCGTCGTGGCCATGGCCGTGGCCTCCGGCTCCACCGGCGTCAGCGCCTGCGTGGTGCTGGGCGAGGCCGGCGAGCTGACCGAGCCCGACGCCGCCGTGCTCACCGACTTCGCGGCCGAGGGCGGGGTGCTGGTGCACACCGGGGACCCGCGCGGCACGATCGCGCGCTCCACGGCTCTCTGAGCGATCCGGGCCGCCACCGCCCGCCGGGGCCGGTGATCGACCGGGTGGTGAAGCCCGGGTTACCCGCCGGTTTCGGCCGCCGTCCACCTCGAGTCCGGCTACGAAATTCCTGTGTTCGCTCTCGACGGCCGAGGGGTGGGCAGGGGTAGATTCGAGCGGTGGCAGACCGTGGCTGGCAGCAGCACCGAAGCGCCGTCGACAGGCTGAGGGCGTCGTACGACGCGGTGCCCGAGGGCCGGCCGGTCCGGCTGGCCAAGCGCACCACGAACCTCTTCCGGGCCCGTGCCGCCACCGACGCGCCGGGTCTCGACGTCAGCGGCCTGGACGGCGTGATCGAGGTCCGCACCGACGGTCCGGACGGTCCGGTGGCCGAGGTGCAGGGCATGTGCACCTACGAGGACCTGGTCGACGCGACGCTGCCCCACGGCCTGATGCCCTACGTGGTGCCGCAGCTGCGCACGATCACCCTCGGCGGTGCGGTGACCGGGATGGGCATCGAGGCCACCAGCTTCCGGCTCGGGCTGCCACACGAGTCGGTGCTGGAGATGGACGTGTTCACGGGTGCGGGCGAGGTGGTCACCACCCGCCCGGGCGAGGAGCTGTTCGACGCCTTCCCCAACTCCTACGGCTCGCTGGGCTACGCCACCCGGCTGCGGATCCGTCTCGCGCAGGCCCCGCCCTACGTCGCGCTGCGCCACCTCCGCTTCGACGACACCGGCCTGCTCGCCAAGGCCATCGAGGAGATCACCGCCGCCAAGGAGCACGACGGCCAACGGGTCGACGGCCTCGACGGTGTCTCCTTCGGCCCCGGTGAGCACGTGCTGACCCTGGCCCGGTGGACCGCCGAGCCCGGCGCCACCTCCGACTACGCAGGCCACGACGTCTACTACCGCTCCCTGCGCACCCGTGACTCCGACCGGCTCACCACCTACGACTACCTGTGGCGCTGGGACACCGACTGGTTCTGGTGCTCACGCGCCTTCGGTGCCCAGGACCCGCGGATCCGGCGGCTGTGGCCGCGCCGGCTGCGCCGCTCGGACGTCTACATGCGCCTGCTCGGGCTGGACCGCCGCTTCGGCATCGCCGACCGGCTCGACCGGCGCGCCGGACGCCCGCAGCGCGAGCGGGTGGTGCAGGACGTCGAGGTGCCCCTCGAGCGACTGGGGGAGTTCCTGAGCTGGTTCGACGAGGAGGTCGGGATGCGGCCGGTGTGGCTGTGCCCCCTGGTCTCCACCGGCACCGTCTCGGGCGCCCAGTGGCCGACGTACCCGCTCGAGCCCCGACGCCTCTACGTCAACATCGGCTTCTGGGGCACGGTGCACGTCGGCCCCGACGCGTCACAGGCGCCGCGCAACCGTGCCATCGAGGCGAAGGTGCACGAGCTGGGCGGGCACAAGTCGCTGTACTCGGAGGCCTTCTACGACGCCGAGACGTTCGACGCCCTGTACAACACCGCGCACCTGGCGCAGGTGAAGCGACGCTTCGACCCCGACGGTCGACTGACGACTCTCTACGACAAGGCGGTGAAGAGCAGATGAGCAGCACGTTCATCGCACCGACGATCGCGTCCCTGTTCCCCGGCGGCCTCCCCCTCTGGCTGCGCGCCTACGACGGCTCGGTGGCCGGCGACGAGAGCGTCCCCTACGGCCTGGAGATCACCAGCCGGCGCGGTCTGGCCTACATGATGACGGCCCCGGGCGACCTCGGTCTGGCCCGCGCCTACGTCGCCGGCGACCTGGTGCTGCACGGGGTGCACCCCGGCGACCCGTACGAGGCCATCGCCCGGCTCAAGGGCCACACCGGCTTCAAGATCCCCAACCCGGCGAAGCTCGCCGGCCTCGTGGCCGCGCTCGGCGTGGGGAACCTGGTGCCGCCGCACCCGCCGGCCCAGGAGCACCTGCCGGCGTGGCGCCGCCGCGCGGAAGGGATGCGCGCGCTGACCTCGTGGGGTCGGCACTCCCAGCAGCGCGACGCGGATGCGATCCACCACCACTACGACGTCTCGAACACCTTCTACGAGCACGTCCTCGGGGAGTCGATGACCTACACCTGCGCGGTGTTCCCCACGCCGCAGGCCTCGCTGGAGGAGGCGCAGGAGAACAAGTACGACCTGGTCTGCCGCAAGCTGGACCTCAAGCCCGGCCAGCGGCTGCTCGACCTGGGCTGCGGGTGGGGCGGCATGGTGCGCCACGCCGCCCGGCACTACGGCGTGAAGGCCCTGGGCGTGACCCTCTCGCGTGAGCAGGCCACCTGGGCGCAGAACGAGATCAAGCGCCAGGGGCTCGACGACCTCGCCGAGGTCCGGCACCTGGACTACCGCGACGTCGCCGAGACCGACTTCGACGCGGTCAGCTCGATCGGGCTCACCGAGCACATCGGCGTGGCCAACTACCCGGCGTACTTCGCCTTCATCCACGACAAGCTCAAGCCGCAGGGGCGGATGCTCAACCACTGCATCACCCGCCACGACAACCGCGGCAGCGCCCACGCCGGTGCGTTCATCGACCGCTACGTCTTCCCCGACGGGGAGCTGGCCGGGTCCGGCACCATCGTGCGTGCCGTGGAGGACGCCGGCCTCGAGGTCCAGCACCACGAGAACTTCCGCGAGCACTACGCCAAGACCCTCGCGGGCTGGTGCCGCAACCTCGCCGAGAACTGGGACGCCTGCGTGGCGGAGACGAACGAGGGCACCGCGCGGGTGTGGGGCCTGTACATGGCGGGCTCACGCATCGGTTTCGAGCGCAACGAGATCCAGCTGCACCACGTGCTCGCCACGAAGACCGTCGACGGGGTCAGCGGCTACCCGCTGAGGCACGAGTTCTGAGTCCCCACCGGTAGCCTTGGCCGGTGAGCACCAGGGCCCAGCAGCACACCGGCACCGTCGTCGCCCGCGACGAGGTCACCCCCCACCTGGTGCGGCTGACGCTGGAGGTGCCGGGCTTCACCAGCACCGGCATCGCTGATGAGTGGGTCGGCCTGGTGGTGCCCGGCCAGTTCCAGAGCCGGTACTACACCGTGCGCTCCCACGAGGGGTCGCGGATCGTGCTCGACGTGGTCGTGCACGAGGTCGGGCTGGTCACCGAGTGGGCGCTCGGCGACCCCGTCGGCCAGCAGGTGACGATCACCGAGGCGAAGGGCTCCTTCGCCCCGCCCGCCGACGCCTCCTGGCTGCTGCTGGTCGGCGACCTGACCGCGCTGCCCGCGATGGCCCGCATCGCCGTCGAGCACGGCGCCGCGCTGCCCACCCGGGTCGTGGCCGAGGTGCCCGCCGACTCCCGCGTCGCCGGCTACTTCCCCGACACGGTCGAGGTGTCCTGGCTGCCGGGAGACGGCGAGAGCCGGCTCGCCGAGGTGGTCGCCGAGCTGGACTGGCCCGAGGGCCCGGGCTACTTCTGGATGGCGGGGGAGTCTGCGCAGATGCGCGCCATCCGCAAGCACCTCATGCGGGAGCGGAAGCTGCCGAGCACGCACTACGACGTGATGGGCTACTGGCGCTCGGTCACCCAGCGACAGCCCCGCGCGGTGGACCCGGGACCGATCTGGCGGGCCGGCAAGGCCGCCGGGAAGTCCGACGAGGAGATCTGGGCCGACTACGACGCAGCACAGGGAGCACAGCAGTGACCGAGCCGACCGAGGCCAACGAGACCACCGAGGCCTCCGACCCCACCGCGCAGCCCGCGCCGGGCGAGGGCAACGAGCCCGACGCACCGCGTGAGACCGACGCGCCGGACGCCGCCCCCGACCTCCAGGACGAGGACGCCGACGAGGACGCCGACGAGGACGACGACGACTTCGAGGACGAGGACGACGACTTCGACGAGGAGTTCGGTGCCCTGCCGCCCCCGGCGCCCGCGGTCGGCGGCTTCGGTGGGGAGGTCCCCGAGGGCTACCGCAGCGGCTTCGCCTGCTTCGTGGGCCGGCCCAACGTCGGCAAGTCCACGCTGACCAACGCGCTGGTCGGGCAGAAGATCGTGATCACCTCGGACAAGCCGCAGACCACGCGGACCGTGGTGCGCGGCATCCTGCACCGCCCCGACGGCCAGCTCGTGCTCGTCGACACCCCGGGGCTGCACCGTCCCCGCACGCTGCTGGGGGAGCGGCTCAACGACCTGGTGAAGACCACGTGGGCCGAGGTCGACGTGGTCGCGGTCTGCTTCCCCGCCGACGAGAAGATCGGCCCCGGCGACACGTTCCTGGTCAACGAGCTGGCCAAGGTGCGTCGTACCACGAAGATCGCGGTGGTGACCAAGACCGACCTGGCCACGCCCGAGCGGATCGCCGAGCACCTCCTCGACATCGTCGAGCTCGGCCGCAGCACCGGCACCGAGTGGGCCGAGATCGTGCCGGTGTCCTCGGTGGCCGGCGACCAGATCGACCTCCTCGCCGAGCTGCTGGTCGCCCTGATGCCGGAGGGGCCGGCGCTCTACCCCGACGGTGACCTCACCGACGCACCTGAGGAGGTGCTGGCCGCGGAGCTGATCCGCGAGGCCGCCCTCGACGGCGTGCGTGATGAGCTGCCGCACTCGATCGCGGTGGTGGTCGAGGAGATGGGCCTGCGCGAGGACCGGCCCGCGGACAGGCCGCTGCTCGACATCCACGCCAACGTCTACGTCGAGCGGGACTCCCAGAAGGGCATCATGATCGGCCGCAAGGGCGCGCGGCTGCGTCAGGTGGGCACGGTGGCGCGTCAGCAGATCGAGGCGCTCCTCGGCACGCCGGTCTACCTGGACCTGCACGTCAAGGTCGCCAAGGACTGGCAGCGCGACCCGCGCCAGCTGCGCAAGCTGGGCTTCTGAGGGCTCAGGTCGGGTCCGGCACCCAGCAGCGGCCGTAGGTCTGGCCCGCCTGCCACTGCGCGCGGGTGGGCCACTCGTAGCCCCAGCGGAACTCCAGCGGGTCCTCGGCGCGGTCGGCTGCGGCGTCCTCGCAGCGGCCGCGGCCGGCGGCCTTCACCTTCGCGGTGCCGGGGTAGCGGGCGGAGTCGAAGGGGACGACCTCGATGGCGCGCCAGCTGTGCTTGGCCGAGCACGGCACCCGCTCGAAGTTCTTGGCGTCCGGCGCCGCGGTGCCGCACATGGCGTAGGCATCGGGCACCCGGGAGCCGCGCAGCGCGCCCTTGATGCTCGTGGTGAGCTCGGCCAGCGTCGAGGGACCGGCCAGGACCACGGCGTCGCAGCGGTACCACTCGG
This genomic window contains:
- the ybeY gene encoding rRNA maturation RNase YbeY, producing MSIEILDESGSGLDVKHFSRLARFVMDRMRVHPLAELCIKAVDEDTIAELNEKWMEKEGPTDVLAFPMDELRPGLVNEEPEEGVLGDLVLCPAIAEKQGEAAGHGTLAELELLTTHGILHLLGYDHAEPEEHKVMFGLQDQLLAQWREHLAAS
- a CDS encoding FAD-binding oxidoreductase, which codes for MADRGWQQHRSAVDRLRASYDAVPEGRPVRLAKRTTNLFRARAATDAPGLDVSGLDGVIEVRTDGPDGPVAEVQGMCTYEDLVDATLPHGLMPYVVPQLRTITLGGAVTGMGIEATSFRLGLPHESVLEMDVFTGAGEVVTTRPGEELFDAFPNSYGSLGYATRLRIRLAQAPPYVALRHLRFDDTGLLAKAIEEITAAKEHDGQRVDGLDGVSFGPGEHVLTLARWTAEPGATSDYAGHDVYYRSLRTRDSDRLTTYDYLWRWDTDWFWCSRAFGAQDPRIRRLWPRRLRRSDVYMRLLGLDRRFGIADRLDRRAGRPQRERVVQDVEVPLERLGEFLSWFDEEVGMRPVWLCPLVSTGTVSGAQWPTYPLEPRRLYVNIGFWGTVHVGPDASQAPRNRAIEAKVHELGGHKSLYSEAFYDAETFDALYNTAHLAQVKRRFDPDGRLTTLYDKAVKSR
- a CDS encoding DUF1330 domain-containing protein is translated as MTAYWISSYSEILDADKMAAYAKLALPALTAAGGTFLARGVAEAWWEQGIEERVVLIEFDSVEAAVAAHDSPAYAEALAALDGGAVRDIRIVPGA
- the era gene encoding GTPase Era, with amino-acid sequence MPPPAPAVGGFGGEVPEGYRSGFACFVGRPNVGKSTLTNALVGQKIVITSDKPQTTRTVVRGILHRPDGQLVLVDTPGLHRPRTLLGERLNDLVKTTWAEVDVVAVCFPADEKIGPGDTFLVNELAKVRRTTKIAVVTKTDLATPERIAEHLLDIVELGRSTGTEWAEIVPVSSVAGDQIDLLAELLVALMPEGPALYPDGDLTDAPEEVLAAELIREAALDGVRDELPHSIAVVVEEMGLREDRPADRPLLDIHANVYVERDSQKGIMIGRKGARLRQVGTVARQQIEALLGTPVYLDLHVKVAKDWQRDPRQLRKLGF
- a CDS encoding Gmad2 immunoglobulin-like domain-containing protein — encoded protein: MPRLAVCRRLTAGLSVTALALALAGCGDDGPEAPRSPATADSSGVAQPSGSASAPAGPPVSVFYVGDTPQGPRLFRDSVAASDTDELRAAADAVTDGTPSDPDYRTLWPGGTFAAVAADDRAITVELPDDSWLEPGALNPKQAALAVQQLVHTLHGVVGKALPVQVELGGNPATRLLGVDIAAGLEAAPELDVLGLVNVTAPVEGGGVSKTFTATGWASSFEGTVPWAIEDEAGTEVLQGFSTTEGWMDRLYPWRAEVDVSSLTPGTYTFVARTDDPSGGEGGGPTEDTKRITIE
- a CDS encoding winged helix DNA-binding domain-containing protein encodes the protein MRLSRLRLNRTLLARQHLLERSRTTPAAMVTHLVGLQAQEPLSPYLSLAARLAEPDPWVVSAALEDRTLARVLSLRDTVHLHVPTDALTLPVWAAPVRERELRASQAIGDARTVDRAAFAAAMREVLADGPLGQRALGAVLAERFGEHTAAQLGQVARVTEVLVQLPPRGCWKPAGSTAVTYDFAQRWLGAPLGEPDVPGIVRRYLRAFGPASAADVTTWSGITRLAPVLAGMEDLVQHEDADGRRLYDVADAPLAEEDVPAPVRLLGLYDNLWLSHAARDRVTTPEARKAGAGPNGAQLMSVYVDGWLTGFWQVRDGRVAIEHLLRRLTRTERTDLDAEVARTEALLAR
- a CDS encoding PhoH family protein; protein product: MTDSTPTPIASEPSAAAAPIRHTVVVPNSIDMVTLFGPGDEHLGLIEKRFGAEVHVRGNRVTLAGSADEIALAERLISELVAILRTGQGITTEVVERVEAMLRAETATSERPADVLSLNILSNRGRSIRPKTLNQKRYVETIDAHTITFGIGPAGTGKTYLAMAKAVQALQAKQVNRIILTRPAVEAGERLGYLPGTLSEKIDPYLRPLYDALHDMLDPESVPKLLAAGTIEVAPLAYMRGRSLNDSFIILDEAQNTTPEQMKMFLTRLGFGSKIVVTGDTTQVDLPSGTKSGLRVVESILEGVEDLAFVRLTSHDVVRHKLVARIVAAYDEFDAQKEARAELRQDRRFDARKGDTE
- a CDS encoding hemolysin family protein: MSAGSLWPLAAAALLVVLAGLFAAADAAIAGFSRARAQEMAAEGRAGAARLVAVLDDAPRHLNTALLLQLLCEIAATVIVAMHVDDRVDAAWWVRGGIVLGVMLVVSFVVIGVAPRTVGRQHADTVAVWAAWPLSLLTAVLGPVPRLLILIGNAITPGRGFSEGPFSTETELREMVDIAEASELIEAEERRMIHSVFDFGDTTVREVMVPRGDVLYIENYKNLRQALSLFLRSGFSRIPVVGDNLDDVRGLVYLKDVVRRDFEDPDVELTQRVEEIMRPVLWVPESKPVDDLLREMQTRRQHVAIVVDEYGGTAGLITIEDLLEEIVGEITDEYDQEEVEVEHLEDSLVRVSSRYPVDDLDELFGFTIEEEDVDSVGGLLAKHLGKVPIPGSVVEAHGLRFEAERTRGRRKKIDTVLISRVEPEEAAV
- a CDS encoding siderophore-interacting protein gives rise to the protein MSTRAQQHTGTVVARDEVTPHLVRLTLEVPGFTSTGIADEWVGLVVPGQFQSRYYTVRSHEGSRIVLDVVVHEVGLVTEWALGDPVGQQVTITEAKGSFAPPADASWLLLVGDLTALPAMARIAVEHGAALPTRVVAEVPADSRVAGYFPDTVEVSWLPGDGESRLAEVVAELDWPEGPGYFWMAGESAQMRAIRKHLMRERKLPSTHYDVMGYWRSVTQRQPRAVDPGPIWRAGKAAGKSDEEIWADYDAAQGAQQ
- a CDS encoding HIT domain-containing protein, producing MSADPDCLFCKIVAGEVPAEVVHATEGTVAFRDINPQAPLHVLVVPRTHAPNAAASAEVDPAQFAEIATAARAVATAEGYDDYRLVFNTGAGVGQTVFHTHCHVLAGRPLTWPPG
- a CDS encoding cytidine deaminase produces the protein MSEMSAEDQKLVTLARATRARISAAEGAAVRDADGRTYAAATVDLPSLQLSAVQSVVAMAVASGSTGVSACVVLGEAGELTEPDAAVLTDFAAEGGVLVHTGDPRGTIARSTAL
- a CDS encoding SAM-dependent methyltransferase, with the translated sequence MSSTFIAPTIASLFPGGLPLWLRAYDGSVAGDESVPYGLEITSRRGLAYMMTAPGDLGLARAYVAGDLVLHGVHPGDPYEAIARLKGHTGFKIPNPAKLAGLVAALGVGNLVPPHPPAQEHLPAWRRRAEGMRALTSWGRHSQQRDADAIHHHYDVSNTFYEHVLGESMTYTCAVFPTPQASLEEAQENKYDLVCRKLDLKPGQRLLDLGCGWGGMVRHAARHYGVKALGVTLSREQATWAQNEIKRQGLDDLAEVRHLDYRDVAETDFDAVSSIGLTEHIGVANYPAYFAFIHDKLKPQGRMLNHCITRHDNRGSAHAGAFIDRYVFPDGELAGSGTIVRAVEDAGLEVQHHENFREHYAKTLAGWCRNLAENWDACVAETNEGTARVWGLYMAGSRIGFERNEIQLHHVLATKTVDGVSGYPLRHEF